The Hydrogenobacter thermophilus TK-6 genome window below encodes:
- a CDS encoding Ppx/GppA phosphatase family protein, with product MRIAVIDIGSYSCRLSIADIENGLTHIYQEGNITSLSSGLKDSGFLQKDRMEETLRVLEEYLKRVREFKADAVVAVGTQALRKAKNAQDFLGMVKERTGLDIRVITPQEEGRYSFLAVAYSLKPEGRFCIVDQGGGSTEYACGRGFNPDRIVSLPFGIVNLTEEFLHNDPPLVYELESLKNFLDEEMLRIKDECDILVGLGGTITTLAALEYGVFPYDPSAVHGRTLSLDSVMFWLETLSSMKEEQRIKSFPQIEPKRAKVIIPGILIFYRTMVIFGKKEILVSDWGLKEGIIVSEYLKRKKEEKGGE from the coding sequence ATGAGAATAGCGGTTATAGATATAGGCTCCTACTCCTGCCGGCTTAGCATTGCGGACATAGAAAACGGACTCACTCACATATATCAGGAAGGCAACATAACATCCCTCAGCTCAGGACTGAAGGATTCGGGCTTTCTTCAAAAAGACAGAATGGAAGAAACCCTAAGGGTTCTGGAAGAGTATTTAAAAAGAGTGAGGGAGTTTAAGGCTGACGCGGTTGTGGCGGTAGGCACGCAGGCTCTCAGGAAAGCCAAGAATGCGCAGGATTTTCTCGGTATGGTGAAAGAGCGCACCGGACTTGACATAAGAGTGATAACTCCGCAGGAGGAGGGCAGGTACTCCTTCCTTGCGGTGGCATACTCTTTAAAGCCAGAGGGCAGGTTTTGCATAGTGGACCAGGGTGGAGGTTCCACAGAGTATGCCTGTGGCAGAGGTTTTAACCCGGACAGGATAGTCTCCTTACCCTTTGGCATTGTAAATCTTACGGAGGAGTTTTTGCATAACGACCCTCCTCTTGTTTACGAGCTTGAATCTCTTAAAAACTTCCTTGATGAGGAGATGCTCAGGATAAAGGATGAGTGCGATATCCTTGTAGGGTTGGGAGGCACCATAACCACGCTGGCAGCTCTTGAGTACGGAGTGTTTCCCTATGACCCCAGCGCAGTACACGGAAGGACCTTAAGCCTTGACAGCGTTATGTTTTGGCTTGAGACTCTAAGCAGTATGAAGGAAGAGCAGAGGATAAAGAGTTTCCCTCAGATAGAACCCAAAAGGGCTAAGGTGATAATTCCGGGGATACTCATATTCTACAGAACCATGGTAATCTTTGGCAAGAAGGAAATACTGGTAAGCGACTGGGGACTAAAGGAAGGCATAATAGTGAGCGAGTATCTAAAAAGAAAAAAGGAAGAAAAGGGAGGTGAGTAG
- the nuoL gene encoding NADH-quinone oxidoreductase subunit L, whose product MEALVLFLPLFAFLVVGLLGRYMGDLLSALITIGAGLLSFVLSLTILSKAISSPFSVKLYDFLPFLSFGLYFDALSSITSAVVTLVACLIFVYSIGYMHNLFGHWTFKFYAYLSLFLFAMLLIVLSDNLLGIFFGWEGVGLASYLLIGYFHTQKKAADASLEAFVMNRVGDWLFIFGIISSFYIFGSLSLLDIFGKVSSVPSALLSVCALLLFGGAVGKSGQLPLHTWLPNAMAGPTPVSALLHAATMVAAGVYMVARLYPLFEATPESLKVVALIGGITALFAALAATSHTDIKKIIAFSTMSQLGLMYLALGLGDKAGAMFHLTTHAFFKALLFLAAGSVIHAFHHQVYDIYQVGGLKKYMPATYWSFIVGALALSGIFPLSGFFSKDRIISSAYEAGTGWGLLASFVSLLTAYYIFREGFVMFVSKREYEEKPHESEKVMVLPMVALSVLSVVSGLIEGWYMRVMGSKSELHLSIAISSVLIGLTGIGIAYAVYVKGAIDHRRAYRALKPIADTFREQFYTEKLYHKLIAYGYLVVSKSFYLVFERQVIDGVVNKTYQVAQSTGGFLKVLQNGKINYYTLAMYVGFSLILLLITLWR is encoded by the coding sequence ATGGAAGCGCTGGTGCTGTTTTTGCCACTCTTTGCCTTTTTGGTGGTGGGTCTTTTGGGCAGATACATGGGAGACCTTCTTTCGGCACTCATCACCATAGGCGCAGGCTTGCTCTCTTTTGTACTCTCCCTTACCATACTCTCTAAGGCTATCTCTTCACCCTTCAGCGTCAAGCTCTATGACTTTCTGCCCTTCCTCTCCTTTGGTCTTTACTTTGATGCTCTCTCTTCCATTACCAGCGCTGTGGTCACTCTTGTGGCCTGTCTCATCTTTGTTTACTCTATAGGATACATGCACAACCTATTTGGTCACTGGACTTTTAAGTTCTACGCTTACCTGTCTCTGTTCCTCTTTGCCATGCTCCTTATAGTTCTGTCTGACAACCTGCTTGGTATCTTCTTTGGCTGGGAGGGTGTTGGTCTTGCCTCTTACCTGCTTATTGGTTACTTCCACACTCAGAAGAAGGCTGCGGATGCTTCCTTGGAAGCCTTTGTCATGAACAGAGTGGGTGATTGGCTCTTCATTTTTGGCATAATCTCTTCCTTCTATATTTTTGGGTCTTTGTCCCTTTTGGACATATTTGGAAAGGTGAGCAGTGTGCCTTCTGCTCTTCTTTCTGTCTGCGCACTTCTTCTCTTTGGTGGTGCTGTTGGAAAGTCTGGACAGCTCCCTCTTCACACATGGCTTCCCAACGCTATGGCAGGTCCCACGCCAGTTTCTGCTCTTTTGCACGCTGCCACCATGGTAGCAGCAGGCGTTTATATGGTGGCAAGGCTATATCCTCTGTTTGAGGCAACTCCCGAGAGTCTCAAGGTGGTGGCGCTTATAGGGGGCATAACTGCGCTCTTTGCAGCTTTGGCTGCCACATCCCATACGGATATAAAGAAGATAATAGCCTTTTCCACCATGAGCCAACTGGGACTTATGTATCTGGCACTGGGATTGGGAGACAAAGCAGGAGCCATGTTTCACCTTACCACACACGCCTTTTTTAAAGCCCTGCTATTTTTGGCAGCAGGGTCGGTCATCCACGCCTTTCACCACCAGGTGTACGACATATACCAAGTAGGAGGGCTAAAGAAGTACATGCCAGCCACCTACTGGAGCTTTATAGTGGGAGCGTTGGCACTCTCTGGCATATTTCCCCTTTCTGGGTTTTTCAGCAAAGACAGGATAATAAGCAGTGCATACGAAGCAGGTACAGGATGGGGACTTTTGGCAAGCTTTGTAAGCCTACTCACAGCCTACTACATCTTCAGGGAAGGATTTGTAATGTTTGTCTCAAAGAGAGAGTATGAGGAAAAGCCACACGAGAGTGAGAAGGTGATGGTGCTACCCATGGTGGCACTGAGTGTGCTTTCCGTAGTATCAGGGCTTATAGAAGGCTGGTACATGAGAGTGATGGGAAGCAAGAGTGAGCTTCACCTTAGCATAGCCATAAGCTCGGTTTTGATAGGGCTGACAGGTATAGGGATAGCGTATGCAGTGTATGTGAAGGGGGCAATAGACCACCGCAGAGCATACAGAGCATTAAAACCCATTGCGGACACCTTCAGGGAGCAGTTTTACACCGAAAAGCTCTACCACAAACTGATAGCATACGGATACCTTGTGGTTTCTAAGAGCTTTTACTTGGTATTTGAAAGGCAGGTCATAGATGGTGTGGTCAATAAAACATATCAGGTGGCACAGTCCACGGGAGGTTTTTTAAAAGTCCTTCAAAATGGTAAGATAAATTACTACACTCTTGCCATGTATGTGGGTTTTTCACTCATCCTTCTCTTAATAACTCTGTGGAGGTGA
- the groL gene encoding chaperonin GroEL (60 kDa chaperone family; promotes refolding of misfolded polypeptides especially under stressful conditions; forms two stacked rings of heptamers to form a barrel-shaped 14mer; ends can be capped by GroES; misfolded proteins enter the barrel where they are refolded when GroES binds) has translation MAAKKVIYGEDARARLKAGVDKLANAVKVTLGPRGREVIIEKKWGTPVVTKDGVTVAKEIEFKDPYENMGAQLVKEVASKTSDVAGDGTTTATVLAQAIFNEGLRAIASGANPMDIKRGIDKAVETVVNEIKKLSIPVSGRKEIEQVATISANNDATIGKIIADAMEAVGKDGVITVEESKSAETTLETVQGMQFDRGYLSPYFVTNPDKMEAVLEDPFILIYEKKISNVKDLLPVLENVVRAGKPLLIIAEDVEAEALATLVVNHIKGVIRACAVKAPGFGQRRKDYLQDIAILTGGTAITEELGIKLESVTLDMLGRADKVIVDKDNTTIVGGKGSKEAIQARIEQIKRQILETTSDYDREKLQERLAKLSGGVAIIRVGAATEAELKEKKARVEDAVHATKAAVEEGIVPGGGVALVRASEALDNLKVDNADQQLGIDIIKKACRTPIRQIAANSGFEGYVVLEKVLQLGKEKGKNWGFDAGVGDYKDMVEAGIIDPTKVVRVAIQNAASVAGTMLTAEALVAEIPEEKKEKTPTPEMPELD, from the coding sequence ATGGCTGCAAAGAAGGTTATTTATGGAGAAGATGCAAGGGCAAGGCTCAAAGCAGGTGTTGACAAGCTTGCCAATGCTGTTAAGGTCACCCTCGGACCAAGAGGTAGAGAGGTGATCATAGAGAAAAAGTGGGGTACTCCTGTAGTTACAAAGGATGGCGTTACTGTAGCAAAGGAGATAGAATTTAAGGACCCTTACGAAAACATGGGCGCACAGCTGGTAAAGGAGGTAGCTTCCAAAACATCTGATGTAGCAGGTGACGGAACTACCACAGCAACAGTGCTGGCTCAAGCCATCTTTAACGAAGGCTTGAGAGCTATAGCATCTGGTGCAAATCCCATGGACATCAAGAGAGGTATAGATAAGGCTGTTGAAACGGTCGTAAACGAGATAAAGAAGCTCTCCATACCTGTGTCTGGGAGAAAAGAGATAGAGCAAGTTGCCACCATATCAGCTAACAACGATGCAACCATAGGGAAAATCATAGCTGATGCCATGGAAGCTGTGGGGAAGGATGGCGTCATCACCGTTGAGGAGTCCAAGTCCGCAGAGACTACCCTTGAGACAGTCCAAGGCATGCAGTTTGACAGAGGATACCTCTCCCCTTACTTTGTGACAAATCCCGATAAAATGGAGGCGGTGCTTGAGGATCCTTTCATACTGATATACGAAAAGAAGATATCCAATGTGAAGGATCTGCTTCCTGTGCTTGAGAATGTGGTAAGAGCTGGTAAACCACTTCTCATAATAGCGGAAGATGTAGAAGCAGAAGCATTGGCAACTTTGGTGGTAAACCACATAAAGGGTGTGATAAGAGCTTGTGCAGTAAAGGCTCCGGGCTTTGGTCAGAGGAGAAAGGATTATCTGCAGGATATAGCCATACTCACCGGTGGAACAGCCATAACGGAGGAGCTAGGTATAAAGCTTGAAAGCGTGACACTGGATATGCTCGGAAGGGCTGACAAAGTGATAGTGGATAAGGACAACACCACTATAGTAGGAGGCAAAGGCTCTAAGGAAGCCATACAGGCAAGGATAGAGCAGATCAAGAGACAGATCCTTGAAACCACCTCCGACTATGACAGAGAAAAGCTTCAGGAGAGACTTGCCAAGCTCTCCGGCGGAGTTGCCATCATAAGGGTAGGTGCTGCAACAGAAGCAGAGCTAAAAGAAAAGAAAGCAAGAGTTGAGGATGCAGTGCATGCAACAAAGGCGGCTGTTGAGGAAGGTATAGTGCCTGGTGGTGGAGTAGCTCTCGTGAGAGCATCCGAAGCCTTAGACAACCTAAAAGTGGATAACGCAGACCAGCAGCTTGGCATTGATATAATAAAGAAGGCTTGCAGGACACCCATCAGGCAGATAGCTGCTAACTCAGGCTTTGAAGGTTATGTGGTGCTTGAGAAGGTCCTCCAGCTCGGAAAAGAGAAGGGTAAAAACTGGGGTTTTGATGCTGGTGTTGGAGATTACAAGGACATGGTGGAGGCTGGTATCATAGACCCCACTAAGGTGGTAAGGGTAGCCATCCAAAACGCAGCCTCTGTTGCAGGTACTATGCTTACCGCAGAAGCTCTGGTGGCGGAGATACCTGAAGAGAAGAAAGAGAAAACTCCTACTCCAGAGATGCCAGAGCTTGACTAA
- the groES gene encoding co-chaperone GroES — protein sequence MARLRPLYDKIVVKRMEEQEQKTPSGIIIPDTAKEKPQIGEVIAVGDGKLLSNGQIVSPKVKKGDKVVFNKYAGTEVELDGEKYLIMSEDEVLAVIE from the coding sequence ATGGCAAGGCTGAGACCTTTGTACGATAAGATAGTAGTCAAAAGAATGGAAGAGCAGGAACAGAAGACGCCGTCAGGTATTATCATACCTGACACTGCAAAAGAAAAGCCCCAAATAGGGGAAGTTATTGCAGTAGGTGATGGGAAGCTTCTCAGCAACGGTCAAATTGTCTCCCCAAAGGTGAAGAAGGGAGACAAGGTGGTATTTAATAAGTATGCAGGTACAGAAGTGGAGCTGGACGGTGAAAAGTACTTAATAATGTCCGAAGACGAAGTTCTTGCAGTAATTGAGTAA
- a CDS encoding NuoI/complex I 23 kDa subunit family protein — translation MRIKKVDRKAFLNIVEAVLFVDFIKGLSVTLRNLLRRPITINYPLEKLTLPKRYRGAHGHFVWDGTEPDSLKAIGKFMSYEKGKSRCVACYMCQTACPMPTLFRIEAVQMPDGTKKVVRFDMNLYNCLFCGLCVDACPVGCLTMTDLHELAGYSRASGVYRMEDLERHAIDWKKRRGKEPDRIWIDDHQREKLWGKVQWSG, via the coding sequence ATGAGAATAAAGAAAGTAGACAGGAAGGCTTTTTTAAACATAGTAGAGGCTGTGCTGTTTGTGGATTTTATAAAGGGTCTTTCTGTAACTCTTAGAAATCTCCTCAGGAGACCTATCACCATAAACTATCCTCTTGAAAAGCTAACCTTACCAAAGAGGTACAGAGGAGCACACGGTCACTTTGTGTGGGATGGTACAGAGCCAGATTCTCTCAAGGCTATAGGCAAGTTCATGAGCTACGAAAAAGGCAAGAGCAGGTGTGTAGCCTGCTACATGTGTCAGACAGCCTGTCCCATGCCTACACTTTTTAGGATAGAAGCGGTGCAGATGCCTGACGGTACTAAGAAAGTGGTGAGGTTTGACATGAACCTCTATAACTGTCTTTTCTGTGGGCTTTGCGTAGATGCCTGTCCGGTAGGGTGTCTTACCATGACGGACCTTCATGAGCTTGCGGGTTACTCAAGGGCATCTGGGGTCTACAGAATGGAGGACCTGGAAAGACACGCCATAGACTGGAAGAAAAGAAGAGGAAAAGAACCTGACAGAATTTGGATAGATGACCATCAAAGGGAAAAACTCTGGGGGAAGGTCCAGTGGAGTGGGTAA
- a CDS encoding DsrE family protein — protein MTKLCLFGIGAESSNTKLWIEVQGFGVTAFFGMLLANKDGKEVDFMNRRSFFKALTLLGSMPVLSRVVSAAPVKVSLSDIKKETPVAVVYHCDFPQEARFKTMLTNIGNHLSVYDNDPFKIKIVVVAHGPGVKFFMKDLSGSPWENEPINISELERREKDLTLYGVEYYICNITLNRLRLDPNKLHDFTKIVPSGVGAIGDLQSKGFGYIKVQ, from the coding sequence TTGACAAAGCTTTGTCTCTTTGGCATAGGTGCAGAGTCCAGCAACACAAAGCTATGGATTGAAGTTCAAGGTTTTGGTGTGACAGCCTTTTTTGGCATGCTCCTTGCAAATAAAGATGGCAAGGAGGTGGATTTTATGAACAGGAGAAGCTTCTTTAAAGCGCTGACTTTGCTGGGTTCTATGCCTGTGCTGAGCAGAGTAGTTAGCGCTGCACCTGTTAAAGTGAGTCTCAGCGATATAAAAAAGGAAACACCTGTAGCGGTTGTTTACCACTGCGATTTTCCTCAGGAGGCGCGCTTTAAGACTATGCTCACCAACATAGGAAATCACCTTTCTGTATACGATAACGATCCCTTTAAGATAAAGATAGTAGTTGTAGCTCACGGTCCTGGGGTAAAGTTCTTCATGAAAGACCTTTCGGGAAGCCCGTGGGAGAACGAGCCTATAAATATCTCCGAGCTGGAAAGGAGAGAAAAAGACCTCACTTTGTACGGCGTTGAGTACTACATATGCAACATAACCTTGAACAGGCTGAGGTTAGACCCCAATAAGCTCCACGACTTTACCAAGATAGTACCCTCTGGCGTGGGTGCCATAGGAGACCTTCAGTCAAAAGGTTTTGGCTACATAAAAGTTCAGTAA
- a CDS encoding complex I subunit 4 family protein, with protein sequence MLSVAIFLPLFSALLVLVLRREKLSKIISVVSSGIVLLIALMLFLGFDWNKPGFQYEAKYEWIPTLGIYYHIGVDGMGISLILMTALMFFASFVWSWKIEDRPNLYHALFLMLETACLGVFSALDLFLFYIFWEGMLIPMYFIIGLWGHERKVYAANKFFVYTFFGSMFLLLGIASIIAYAYITTGQISFNYLFHKNLSYPIWLQLLAFLLFGVGFAVKIPMWPVHTWLPDAHVEAPTAGSVILAAVLLKMGTYGFVRYSLPLFPEASKYYIPLIFFLSLVAIIYTAMMAIAQTHIKRLIAYSSISHMGIVTLGTFALDVNALNGAIYMMIAHGLSSAALFMSAGFIYDRIHSYHMDDLGGLARYLPKLSVLFMISGLAGIGFPGLAGFVAEFLVFLGTFKNYPIWAFIAGVGMVLSAAYFLYMYKKVIFEEETVPEQRLEKWKHLKDIETHHFLPFLLILASAFLLGLYPLPFVRIVEQTSRYVLGG encoded by the coding sequence ATGCTAAGCGTAGCTATATTTCTGCCTCTTTTCTCCGCTCTGCTGGTACTGGTCTTAAGAAGGGAGAAACTTTCCAAGATTATCTCCGTAGTCTCTTCTGGCATAGTCCTTTTGATAGCCCTCATGCTCTTTCTTGGCTTTGACTGGAACAAGCCGGGTTTTCAATATGAGGCCAAATACGAGTGGATACCTACGCTTGGCATCTATTACCATATAGGTGTTGATGGTATGGGCATTTCCCTGATCCTTATGACAGCTCTCATGTTCTTTGCCTCTTTTGTCTGGTCTTGGAAGATAGAGGATAGACCTAACCTGTATCATGCACTATTTTTGATGCTTGAGACTGCCTGTTTAGGTGTTTTTTCCGCACTTGACCTTTTTCTCTTTTACATCTTCTGGGAGGGTATGCTAATTCCCATGTACTTTATCATAGGTCTTTGGGGACACGAAAGGAAGGTTTACGCTGCCAACAAATTCTTTGTTTACACCTTCTTTGGTAGCATGTTCCTGCTCTTGGGTATTGCTTCCATCATAGCTTACGCTTACATAACCACAGGGCAGATATCCTTTAATTATTTATTTCACAAGAATTTAAGTTATCCCATCTGGTTGCAACTTTTGGCTTTCCTTCTCTTTGGTGTAGGTTTTGCGGTAAAGATTCCCATGTGGCCTGTTCACACATGGCTTCCCGATGCTCACGTGGAAGCTCCCACGGCAGGGTCTGTGATACTGGCTGCTGTACTTCTCAAGATGGGTACATATGGATTTGTTCGCTACTCTTTGCCTCTCTTTCCTGAGGCAAGCAAGTACTACATTCCACTTATATTCTTTTTAAGTCTTGTGGCTATCATATACACAGCTATGATGGCAATAGCGCAAACTCATATAAAGAGACTTATAGCATACTCCTCCATAAGCCACATGGGTATAGTTACCTTGGGCACTTTTGCTTTGGATGTGAATGCTTTAAATGGTGCCATATACATGATGATAGCTCACGGGCTGTCTTCTGCAGCTCTCTTTATGTCAGCAGGGTTTATCTATGATAGGATACACAGCTATCATATGGATGACCTGGGGGGACTCGCCAGATACCTTCCAAAGCTCTCGGTGCTCTTTATGATAAGCGGGCTTGCGGGTATAGGCTTTCCCGGACTTGCAGGTTTTGTAGCAGAGTTTTTAGTCTTTCTTGGCACCTTTAAAAACTATCCCATCTGGGCATTCATAGCAGGTGTAGGTATGGTTTTGAGCGCTGCATACTTTCTGTACATGTACAAGAAAGTCATCTTTGAGGAGGAAACGGTTCCCGAGCAGAGGCTTGAGAAGTGGAAACATCTCAAAGACATAGAAACGCATCACTTTCTACCTTTTCTGCTCATACTGGCATCTGCCTTTCTGCTGGGACTTTATCCACTGCCCTTTGTAAGGATAGTTGAGCAAACTTCCAGATATGTGTTGGGAGGCTAA
- a CDS encoding NADH-quinone oxidoreductase subunit N, with translation MSWNALLPELMLSLGILLVFLLELFLSRKYYKFLTLLAGLVPLFALLSLFFVHVPSKTLLDVFYVDTHNLIGKGLLYAITSLSLLASYDYFLKKEADYGELSYLVLTSSLGLSILLSSSNLALLFLALELSSITMYVLIGNFRRDYPSKEGAYKYLVMGSTGTATLALGSAFYYASVGSLFLKPYSDSNTLFLLGMFLILSALALKVSAVPFHFWTPDAYEGAPTPITAYISTAPKIALYFLLVKMSALFSQVKEWMLLVALLSILSMFYASFVAYAQKSVKRLLAYSSIAHAGYFLLGIVVWDKILSSAMLFYLSVYAFATLGSFIVLAVLEKRESFTHHFMDYRGLGRHDTLPAVVLSLFLFALIGIPPMALFIGKLGIFAGLAKVGLLPLALLFVVASIISAGYYLKVIVYMFLEGEERRWQKVKLSAGEAFVIMLCAVLVVLFGIFPSVLYDLIFNAL, from the coding sequence GTGAGTTGGAATGCTCTTCTTCCTGAACTTATGCTATCCTTAGGTATCCTTTTAGTTTTTTTACTTGAGCTTTTTCTGAGCAGGAAGTATTATAAGTTTTTGACTTTACTTGCAGGACTTGTACCGCTCTTTGCACTGCTTTCTTTGTTCTTTGTGCATGTTCCCTCCAAAACTCTCTTGGATGTTTTCTATGTTGATACCCACAATTTGATAGGTAAAGGGCTTTTGTATGCTATTACTTCTCTCAGCTTGCTGGCATCCTACGATTACTTCCTTAAAAAAGAGGCAGACTACGGAGAGCTTTCGTATCTTGTTCTTACATCTTCCTTAGGGCTTTCCATACTTCTATCTTCCTCCAACTTGGCTCTGCTCTTTCTTGCTCTTGAGCTTTCTTCCATAACCATGTATGTGCTAATAGGAAACTTCAGACGGGATTATCCTTCAAAGGAGGGAGCTTACAAGTATTTGGTGATGGGGAGCACCGGGACTGCTACGCTAGCTCTTGGAAGTGCTTTTTACTATGCTTCTGTAGGGAGCCTCTTTTTAAAACCATACTCTGATAGCAACACGCTATTTCTTCTGGGAATGTTCCTGATACTGTCAGCTCTTGCTCTCAAGGTGTCCGCTGTACCTTTCCATTTCTGGACGCCTGACGCTTACGAAGGAGCTCCTACTCCCATAACCGCTTACATATCCACCGCACCCAAGATAGCTCTATACTTCCTACTTGTAAAAATGTCTGCTCTCTTTTCTCAGGTCAAGGAGTGGATGCTTTTGGTGGCACTGCTCTCAATCCTTTCCATGTTTTATGCCAGTTTTGTGGCTTACGCTCAAAAATCTGTAAAGAGACTTTTAGCATACTCTTCCATAGCGCACGCAGGATACTTTCTGTTGGGCATAGTGGTGTGGGACAAAATTCTCTCTTCCGCCATGCTCTTTTACCTTTCCGTTTACGCCTTTGCCACCTTAGGCTCCTTTATAGTTCTTGCAGTCCTTGAAAAGAGAGAGAGCTTTACCCATCACTTTATGGACTACAGAGGACTGGGAAGACACGATACCCTTCCGGCTGTGGTCTTATCTTTATTTCTCTTTGCTCTCATTGGCATACCCCCTATGGCTCTATTCATAGGTAAGCTGGGCATATTTGCCGGTCTTGCCAAGGTGGGGCTCTTGCCTTTAGCGCTTCTCTTTGTGGTGGCAAGTATAATATCTGCGGGATACTACCTTAAGGTGATAGTTTACATGTTTTTAGAAGGCGAAGAGAGAAGGTGGCAAAAGGTTAAGCTATCCGCAGGTGAAGCTTTTGTTATAATGCTGTGCGCAGTTTTGGTGGTGCTTTTTGGCATTTTCCCAAGTGTGCTTTACGACCTTATCTTTAACGCGCTATGA
- a CDS encoding NADH-quinone oxidoreductase subunit J family protein, with the protein MEWVITALLSLWLVLSALCTIFMKNPVHVILAFLSVILAMAGIFLQMKAELLAGLQLIIYAVAIVVFYVLVITVIPWEKVKRFEGIYKQELFWGAPFFLISFLLMSYMVLKGKFAQPLNVISGDNVRDVGKNLFTSYLFPFEVASVILLVAMIGAILLGRKEE; encoded by the coding sequence GTGGAGTGGGTAATCACCGCTCTTCTCTCTCTTTGGCTTGTGTTATCTGCACTCTGTACCATCTTTATGAAAAATCCTGTTCATGTTATATTGGCTTTCCTTTCGGTTATACTTGCCATGGCAGGTATATTTCTCCAGATGAAAGCAGAGCTTCTGGCAGGGCTTCAGCTCATCATATACGCGGTTGCCATCGTTGTCTTCTATGTATTGGTAATAACTGTTATCCCTTGGGAAAAAGTTAAGAGATTTGAAGGTATATATAAACAGGAGCTTTTTTGGGGAGCACCGTTTTTTCTAATCTCGTTTTTACTAATGTCTTATATGGTACTAAAGGGAAAGTTTGCCCAGCCTTTGAATGTTATTAGCGGTGATAATGTAAGAGATGTTGGGAAAAATCTGTTTACATCTTACCTCTTTCCTTTTGAAGTGGCTTCTGTTATACTTTTGGTTGCTATGATAGGAGCTATACTTCTTGGGAGGAAAGAGGAGTGA
- a CDS encoding MBL fold metallo-hydrolase: protein MMLKVIPVGILSVNCSVILDEEEGKAVVIDPGADAERIEEAMDGFELQAIICTHGHIDHVGQVKTLKEKYRVPFYMHRSDLFLINDPIWPGFEKQIGCALPCPEPDEFLEDGSEIKVGSISLEVLYTPGHTPGLCCLYMKDHGVLIAGDLLFKGSVGRWDLPGGNLEDLKKSLARVFKELPDDTLVICGHYEETTIGHERVFNPYLRSLL, encoded by the coding sequence ATGATGCTCAAGGTGATCCCTGTGGGAATCCTGTCTGTCAACTGCTCAGTTATACTTGACGAGGAGGAGGGGAAAGCGGTGGTTATAGACCCAGGTGCGGACGCGGAGAGGATAGAGGAAGCTATGGATGGTTTTGAGCTGCAAGCCATCATCTGCACCCACGGACATATAGACCATGTGGGACAGGTAAAGACCTTGAAAGAAAAGTACAGAGTACCTTTCTACATGCACAGGAGCGACCTCTTCCTTATAAACGACCCCATCTGGCCCGGGTTTGAAAAACAAATTGGGTGCGCTCTGCCCTGCCCTGAACCTGATGAGTTTTTGGAGGATGGTAGTGAGATAAAGGTAGGTAGCATCAGCTTAGAAGTACTTTACACACCCGGACACACACCCGGACTCTGCTGTCTTTATATGAAAGACCACGGAGTTTTGATAGCGGGGGACCTTCTCTTTAAGGGAAGTGTGGGAAGGTGGGACCTACCGGGAGGCAACTTAGAGGACCTCAAAAAATCCTTAGCAAGAGTGTTTAAAGAGCTACCAGATGATACTCTTGTTATATGCGGACACTACGAAGAGACTACCATAGGACATGAGAGAGTGTTTAATCCTTATCTGAGAAGTCTGTTATGA
- the nuoK gene encoding NADH-quinone oxidoreductase subunit NuoK produces MSVEKFYLILSLFLFLLGFFGILIRKNLITILVSTELMLNGINLAFVSIDKMLGGTDGQVFALFILTVAAAEVAVGLGIIVSIFRLRGYEGSSETVHLRD; encoded by the coding sequence GTGAGCGTTGAAAAGTTTTACCTTATTTTGAGCTTGTTTCTCTTCCTTTTGGGTTTCTTTGGTATATTAATACGCAAAAACTTGATTACTATACTTGTCAGTACGGAGCTTATGCTTAATGGTATAAACCTTGCCTTTGTGAGTATAGACAAAATGCTGGGCGGGACAGACGGTCAGGTTTTTGCTCTTTTTATACTCACAGTGGCTGCTGCTGAGGTGGCAGTGGGTTTAGGCATAATAGTTTCAATATTTAGGCTCAGAGGATACGAAGGGTCTTCAGAAACAGTTCATCTGAGGGATTAG